The Verrucomicrobiota bacterium nucleotide sequence CACACTTCCGATCGACCGAGATCTGGCAGACAGGAAGTGATGCAGACAAGAACGAGTCTGAAGGATGGCTTGGAAAATATTTTGATAACTGCTGCCAGGGAACTGACCCCTCCACGGTGGGGGTGGCGATCGGCGGACAGACTCCCCAGGCTTTTGCCTCACCGATACCCAAGGGGGTGGCATTCAGTAATCCCGAGCAGTTCCGCTATATGAGCGATGCTGCGAGCGATCCGGCCTCAGCCGACATGTTCATGAGGCAAATGAACCAGCTTGCCGATGCGGGACACAGTTCCCTGAGTGAGAATTCAGGAGGTTCGATCGGGATGATCTCCGGACCGGCGGACGACGAAGGGAGCACCGTCGAGTTCCTCCAGAGGACAGCTCTTGGTGCGCAGATGAGCAGTGACAAGATCCTTGCTATCACTCGGAAGACCAAGAGCTCGGTCAACTACCCGCAGTCACAGCTCGGGAACAACCTCAATCTGGTCGGTCGCCTGATTGCCGGAGGATTGCCAACACGCGTCTATTACGTTTCTCAGGGAGGGTTCGACACGCATGCGAACCAGTTGCCCTCTCATGAGCGTCTTATGAACGATCTGAGCATGGCAACATCCGCCTTTGCGCAGGATCTGAAGGCTCAGGGGAATTTCAACCGCGTTCTGATGATTTCCTTCAGCGAGTTCGGTCGCCGTGTTTCCGAGAACGCCAGTGGCGGTACGGATCACGGAGCCGCCGCACCACTCTTCGTCATGGGAGGGGGAGTGAAGCCCGGTCTTTACGGTAACTATCCAAGCCTGACCGATCTGCACGACGGCGATCTCAAGTTCGGCACGGACTTTCGTTCCGTCTATGCCACGGCTCTTGAGAAATGGCTCGGAGCGCCGAGCGAAATGGTCCTCGGGAAGAAGTACCCTCTCTTACCCTTTATCTAGGAGATCTAGGAAATCTGGGAAGCGTTTCTCGGACCAGCAGTCCC carries:
- a CDS encoding DUF1501 domain-containing protein → MKSPKDQPLHTRRDFLRTSVLGGALAYTVPLFLEKTFLCLDTMAAATPGQITTGKDGTILIVLQLAGGNDGMNTLIPYGDDAYYKARPKIAIPKTGVLRISDYAGLHPKLTGLHDLYAQGCLGMVQGVGYPNPNRSHFRSTEIWQTGSDADKNESEGWLGKYFDNCCQGTDPSTVGVAIGGQTPQAFASPIPKGVAFSNPEQFRYMSDAASDPASADMFMRQMNQLADAGHSSLSENSGGSIGMISGPADDEGSTVEFLQRTALGAQMSSDKILAITRKTKSSVNYPQSQLGNNLNLVGRLIAGGLPTRVYYVSQGGFDTHANQLPSHERLMNDLSMATSAFAQDLKAQGNFNRVLMISFSEFGRRVSENASGGTDHGAAAPLFVMGGGVKPGLYGNYPSLTDLHDGDLKFGTDFRSVYATALEKWLGAPSEMVLGKKYPLLPFI